One Companilactobacillus heilongjiangensis genomic window, TCTAATATTTCAAAAATAGAATTCAAGGCATTTTTACCATTCAAAGTAGCGTGATAATCGTTTGAAAAATCGCGTAATGGCAAAAAGTATTCTGGTGCCAAAATCAAGGTAACTAAGGCAGGGAAGAGGGGGAAACTGTTATTAATTAGTCCCAAGCCTAGAAAGACAGCCAAGACGGCGATTCCTAAAGTTGTCAACCAATCTAAGGCAAAAGTCGAAAGAATCGCAATCCGCAAAGTATTCATTGTCCGACGACGATATTCGTCACTGACTGTGTAAATATTTTTAGCATAGCGCTTACTTAGTCCCAACATCTTTAACGTTGGTAAGCCTCTAAGAGCGTCTAAGAAGTGATTTGAAAGAATTGTGTACTGTTTATACTGAGCATCAGCTTTTGACTGTGCAGCGAGTCCTAGGATGATCATAAAGAGGATTACTAATGGCACGATAATCGTCAAAGTGATTCCTGAGGCAATATTTTGAGTGTAAATGTAAATCAGCAGGACTGGGGGAATAATTGACATGTTCATCAACTTGGTAAAAATCAATTTGAAGTAATTTTCGACAAGGTCGATACCGTCCAGTGAGGAAGTTACCAAATTACCAGTACCTTCTTCAGAAATCATTTCTGGACCGGCGTTATAGACCTTCTCCAATAGTTGTGAACGAATATTTTCTGAAGTTTTGCCCGCATAGTTTTCAACTATTTTAGTATTGATCAAATTAAAGAGGTGTCGCAGGATAAAAGCTATCGCAAAAAGAACCATTGGATAGATGATTGTTTGCAATGACTTTTGTTCCCATGAATTAACTAATGCTTCTGCTAAATACTTACCTTGGAATAAAACAACAAATGCTTGCAAGAGAGTTAATCCTGCAAGCACTAGAAGTAGTTTTTTTGTTCCAGGTAAGCGAAATAATCGCTTATCTATCATTAATATTTCACCGTATTCTCTCTTGGATTTATTCTCTTTGTAAATAGAGAGTATGACCAAATGAAGTAGATAGCCACAATTGGTACCAAGATACATGCCACAATTGTCATAATCGTTAACGTGTATTGTGAGTTAGCAGCGTTTTTGATCAAAATACTGTGTGCGGGGTTAGTAGCAATCATTACACGAGGGAATAGTCCGTTGAACAATAGAACAATGACCATACTTAGTGATAATCCACTACCAGCAAAGCTCCAGCCTTCTCTATTCTTTAGGACTCCATAGTAGCCTAATAGTGAGAATAAAACAATTAGGGCTGTGATGATGAGTGATGAGGCAAATCTCTTAGTAAAGAAGTCTGTTTGGAAGAAAACAAGTACCGCAAAGACTACTTCGCCAAGGAAGAGAATTGGGTAAAGAATTTTATTTAAATTGCGAGCCCGATCACGCAATGGGCCAGCAAGTCTTAATCTGATGAAGTTTAAACCGTGAACTAATGAAAGCAAGACGCCAGCAACACCTCCGACAACAGATAACAAGTTAACTACGTCGAAGAATTTTGGAAAGGCGTCGCCATTAGCGTTCATTGGAATACCTTGAACCATACTCAAAAGAATCATACATAGGAAGAATGGTGGCAAGATACTACCAATGAAAAATGACCACATCCAAAGGTTTTTACCGGTGCTTGTTTCAGCGTGCTTGTGGAATTCAAAGGAAACTCCACGTAAAATCAAACCGACCAAAACAAGTAAGAATAAGATGTAATAACCTGAGAATAGTGAAGCGTACCACATTGGCAATGAAGCAAACATGGCACCACCAGCTGTAACTAACCATGTTTCATTACCGTCCCAGTGGGGTCCGATTGATGACATGATAGCAGCCCTTTCAGAGTCGTCTCTAGCTAGAAATCTAGTTGACATGCCGACACCGAAATCAAATCCTTCCAAGAATAGAAAGATGGAAAATAGAAGTCCGATTACGATAAACCATAATGTGCTGAGTGTCATTTTCCAAACGCCTCCTTTGCAAATGGATCGACGTTTTGCTTGGAGTCAGCTTCTTCATAATATGGTCCGTGGTGAAGAGTCTGTCTTGAATAAGCAATCATAACGCCACCCAAAAGTGTGAAGAGCAAGAAGTAAATGATATTACTGAATAGCAATGTAGCAACAGTTGAAGTTGGAGAAACAGCTTGAGCAATTGTGAATAGTCCGTAAACAATCCATGGGTAACGACCAAATTCAGTAATGAACCAACCGGCTGAATTACCGATAAATGGAACCCAAATGCAGAGTCCTAAGACTACAAGCATCCACTTGTGACTTTCAATTGTATCTTTCTTCTTGCGTGAGAAAATCAAACCGACAAATGCGACTAACATGATCAAAGCATCGATACCTGTCATAACTCTGAAACTCCAGAATAGAGTCTTAGGTGGGACATAGTAGTCCATGTTCTTACCAAATTGTTTGTCATATTTAGCATGCATTTCTTTGTTGATGGTGTTCATACCTTTAACAGAACCACTGAGTTTGTGATATGCCAAGATACTTAAGACGCCAGGAACTTCGATTTGACCGCTTGCCTTGTGGTCCTTGGCATTGATCAATTCAACAACTGTCCAAGGAGCTGGGTCTTTGGTGTCTTCGTAAACACCTTCAGTAGCAGCAAATTTCATTGGTTGATCTTTGATGATTTGTTGAGTCTGAAGATCTCCGGCACCAGCGGATAAAATAGCGAAAATTAAACTTGCCCAAAGACCAAAGCGTAGGGATGTTTTGAAGAAATGATTTTCAGCTTTCTTCTTGCGCAATAGTCCATAAGCACTCATACCTGTGATAACAACAGCCGCAGTCATAAAGGCAGCGATGATAACGTGTGGGAAGACTCTCCAAAGTTGTGGATTGGAAATCACAGCACCGAAGTCTGTCAATTGCACACGACCAGTTACGTTATTAATCTTGAAACCTGTGGGATGTTGCATGAAACTGTTAGCAGCCAAAATCCAAATAGCTGACAACATTGTACCAATTGAAGTCATCCAAATCATAAAGGCATGAACCCCTGGTTTGAAACGATCCCAAGTAAACATCCAAATACCGATGAAGACAGATTCAATGAAGAATGCCAACAATGCTTCAATAGCTAGTGGAGCACCGAAAACATCACCCATGAAACGTGAGTATTCGGACCAATTCATACCGAATTGGAATTCTTGAATGATACCAGTAACAATACCAACAGCAAAACTCAGAAGAAAAATCTTTCCCCAGAACTTTGCCATATCTAAGTAAACTTTATCTTTTTTGACAGCGTAAATAGTTTCCATGATGGCAACTAGAAAGCCCATTCCGATTGAAAATGGAACAAAGAAGAAATGGAAGACAGTCGTCATAGCAAATTGAAAACGTGCCAAAGAGACAATGCTTAAACCAACACTGAGCATGGTAATGACCTCCTTAAAACATATTAATTAAAACCCTATTTATATACAGATTTATCATATGATTAATTAAAATATTTCGCAACAATTACACTTGTGAAAAAAAGGTTTCCAAAGCTCCCAAAAGTTAGTAATCACGGCGATTAGGAGTTGTTCTAGAATGTAACTTGTCTAAAAATAGCGATAATTCTATATATTGATCTTACATATAGAATATAACCGTTTTAAAGTTTTTTTCGCACCATTATTCATAAAGATATTTTACGAAAATGAAAAGGTTGCCAATTTAGAAAAATAGTTATAAATTATAGCGGATTTTTTATTGAAATATGCCGCCTCCGAATGGGAGTGATTTTTCGCCTGCTATGAGGACCGGTCCGAGCCTGAGGTGCGGTCTCGAGCCTCGCTTTTGAGCCGAAGCCCGCGTCTCAAAATTCGCCCGGTGGAGTAAGGGTTAAAGCCCTAATTCCACATCCATAGTTGGTGAAAATCACTCCCAACAGGAGGCTAGTTTATTGGCTTTTATTTTAGTTGTTAATGAGTCAGTTTGGTTAGATTATAGATTGGATTTTATATACAAAAGGTATATAAAAAATTCGTTTTAGTTATTTCAAAATAAGAATGAAAATTCGGACATTTTAGATATAGAACTTTTTATAAAGCAAAGGAATACAAAAAAAGCCGTCCTCTAATTGAGGGCGACTTTTTTTGCCATCTTTAGTGATGACTACGACTTCTTGAACGGTTCATATTGGGATTCTGTGCATTAGGATTTTGTTGTGGGGCGCCTAATTGCATCTGGTTTCCTTGACCAAACTGTTGATTGCCTTGATTAGGATTGTTGAATCCTCTAGGTTGTTGGTCTTGTTGCTGATTGAATCCTTGATTGTTTTGAGTGTAGTTTTGATTTTGTTGATTGAATTGACCTTGACCATTGTTGTATTGGTTAGGGTTATTAAATTGATTGTTTGCTTGAGGTTGTTGGAAATTGCCTCGTCTTTGGTTCATTGGTTGTTGCTGATTCATAGGCTGTTGACCCATTGGTTGATTTGGAAATTGGCCTTGATTATTATAGCCATTATTCATGCGATTATTGTTAGGTTGTTGTTGATTAAAGTTACCGTTATTGAAATTGCCATTTTGATTCATAGGCTGTTGATTCATAGGTTGACGATTACTTTGTGGTTGTTGGTTAAATTGATTTTGTTGCGGATTAAATTGGTTCGGTTGATTGAACTGATTATTTGGTTGACCTTGGTTTGGATTGAAACCTTGGTTGCTATTTTGATAAGGATTGTAGCCATAATTTGGTTGTTGATTGAATTGATTTTGTTGGTCGAACTGTGGTTGATTAAACTGATTATTCTGCTGATTAGCAAATTGATTATTATTGTCGAACTGTTCTGGTTCTTCCGGCTCTTCGTCAGAAACTGGATTCATAATCATATCGACAATAACAATGATCAAGTCGATTGCACCAATGATGATGCCGACCCAAGCCCAAATTTTTAAGAATCCCGCTCCGGGCATACTGGCGTTGAATAATCCCATCAAACCACCGAGGATAAGGATGACAAATCCCACGATGTCGGGCACGATGCTGTATGTTCGGTTGGTTAAAATATAAATAGCGGCAGCAATAATATAGGTAATAGCCATTAGAATTCCTGCTGCTCCACCAATAGCACCAGTTCCCACTAGCGCCGCGATGAATCCTTCAAAACCTGCTTTGATCATTAACACAATTGATAGTATAAGTAATAAAATTCCGGCAGAAATTTTCGTTATTCTTACCATAGATAAACCTCCAAATTTTACTAACAAATACTATTGTATATCATCCTTTATAAAATGGTTAATAGGACCATATTTATGGCCTACTGCGATTTCATGTCTAATAGCATTGTAAGTAAATGTTTTTGCAATCTTAATGGCATCTTCCATGCTCTTGCCTTTAGCAACTTCAGCAACGATACATGATGACAAAGTATCACCAGTACCATTGATGTGATCAGTTTTGACATAAGGTTCAGAGATCCAGAATGATTGACCATCTTCTAGTAGAACGTAGTCTTCAACTTCGGAAATTGAGTCGTCGCTATGTTCACCCTTTATCATAATATTTTTTGGTCCCAATTTGCGTAATTTATGTGCAGCCTTAATAATTTCTTCTCTATTTTCTAATTCTAGTCCAGAAAGTTTCTTGGCTTCGTAAAAATTAGGAGTAATTAAATCAGCAAGAGGGAATAATTCATCGATTAGAGTTTGATAAGCTTCAGCTTCAAGCAACATTGCCCCATGCTTAGTGATGATAACAGGGTCAAGTACGAATGTACCGAAAGGCTTGTCTTTAATAGCGTCAGCTACGGTGTGAATAATTTCTGAATCAGATAACATACCAGTTTTAAAAGCAGAAACTTTGAAGTCATCTTTGATATCTTTGATTTGACTTTGGATAAAACTAACTGGCATATTTACGCTATCGTGAATGCCGTATGAGTTACCAGCAACAGCAGCAGTAAGAACGGACATTCCATAAGTACCACAGGCCATAAATGTTTTTAAGTCAGCTTGTGCTCCGGCACTTCCGTCAGAGTCGGAACCAGCGATAGTTAAAACTTGAGTAAATTCATTCAATATAGTCACCCACCTAATAATTGTTAATCCCTATATTAACAGGAATCCTGAAAAAAGGTGGCAATTTCTACTAGTTTTACTTGACCTTGACGCTACGTAAACCTTTAAAATGCATTTTGTTAGGAGAAATATTTATGAAATATACAATAAAAAAATTAGCAGAATTAGCCGGTATCAGTACGCGTACCTTGAGATATTACGATCAAATAAGTTTGTTAAAGCCGAATGAGGTTAATGAAAATAATTACCGAATTTATGATGAAAAAAATGTAAATAAATTACAGCAAATTATGTTTTACCGTTCGCTGGACTTTCCATTAAGTAAGATAAAGCAACTTTTGGACGATCCAGATTTTTCGAGGATACAGGCATTAATTGAGCAGCAACAACTGTTGCAAGCTAAGCAAAAAGAAATCAATACGCTCCTAACAAGCATTGAAAAAACAATAAAGGATTATCGAGGGGAAATAAAAATGACAGATACAGAAAAATTTCAAGCATTTAAGCAAAAGCAACTTTCAGAAAATGAGACTAAATTTGGACAAGAGATTCGTGAGCAATACGGCGAAGAGACAGTCAAAAAGTCCAATCAAAAATATGCGAACTTGAGTGAAAGTGACTTTGAAAAGATGAAAGAACTTGAAAAGCAATTGATTACGAATTTGGTTGAGTTAAAACAGCACCCAGATTTGGATTCTGAATTAGCTGCCCAGATTTATCAAGAGCATAAACAGTGGTTAGAATTCACTTGGTCAAAGTATAATTCCAAAGCTCACCGAGGATTGGTCGATATGTATTTAGCAGATGATAGATTTGCCAAATACTATAACGATAAAGCCCAAGTTCCAGTTGTACAGTTATTGCATGATGTGGTATACCGTTATACAAAATAAGTAATGGCGGTGATGTTATGGATGAATGGTCAGTTCGGGAAAATGTTAAATTGCGTTTAGTTGATCCAGCTGATGCAGAAAGTCTCTATGAGCAGATTGAGAAGACACGTCCACAGTTGGCTAAGTTTATGCCTTGGGGCGATGCAACGAGATCAGTTGAAGATGAGCGCAAATTTTTAACCTATTGCCAGGAGAGAATGGAAGACCAAAAGCTTTGGAATGCCAGTATTATCATTGATGGCAAAGCAGTAGGGATGATTGACCTTCATAATATTGACCGAGCTAACCAACACGCTGAGGTCGGCTATTGGCTTGGTGGCGAGTATCAGGGTAACGGCGTTATGACGGACTGTTTGGAAAAATTATTGTCAATTGGATTTGATGAATTGGGATTACATAAGATTAAATTGCTGGCTGAACGCGTCAATGTGGCCAGTAATGCAGTGGCTAAAAAAGTTGGCTTTGTTTTAGAGGGCCAATTAAAAGACGAGATTTACTCTGACGGAAAATTTCATAACGCCGATTTGTACG contains:
- the cydD gene encoding thiol reductant ABC exporter subunit CydD, translated to MIDKRLFRLPGTKKLLLVLAGLTLLQAFVVLFQGKYLAEALVNSWEQKSLQTIIYPMVLFAIAFILRHLFNLINTKIVENYAGKTSENIRSQLLEKVYNAGPEMISEEGTGNLVTSSLDGIDLVENYFKLIFTKLMNMSIIPPVLLIYIYTQNIASGITLTIIVPLVILFMIILGLAAQSKADAQYKQYTILSNHFLDALRGLPTLKMLGLSKRYAKNIYTVSDEYRRRTMNTLRIAILSTFALDWLTTLGIAVLAVFLGLGLINNSFPLFPALVTLILAPEYFLPLRDFSNDYHATLNGKNALNSIFEILDCPSAAKNDTLKDFTWDKDSQVELNNLQFTYKGVGEKEVSLDIDQLKLSGYHRIGVIGKSGSGKTTLIRAIGGFLVPDSADIKINQQSVPNFKQQNWQNKLTFLPQSPYLFAGSIAENIAFYRPKASLDDIKKAAHAAGLDDFLKVLPEGYDTKIGEGGRGISGGQQQRIMLARAFLADDRHVLIFDEPTAHLDIETEYALKKPMEKLFQDHLVIFATHRLHWINEMDYVIVMDNSQIAEQGTPDKLRDHNGAFSQLINNMRGDQL
- the cydB gene encoding cytochrome d ubiquinol oxidase subunit II, which encodes MTLSTLWFIVIGLLFSIFLFLEGFDFGVGMSTRFLARDDSERAAIMSSIGPHWDGNETWLVTAGGAMFASLPMWYASLFSGYYILFLLVLVGLILRGVSFEFHKHAETSTGKNLWMWSFFIGSILPPFFLCMILLSMVQGIPMNANGDAFPKFFDVVNLLSVVGGVAGVLLSLVHGLNFIRLRLAGPLRDRARNLNKILYPILFLGEVVFAVLVFFQTDFFTKRFASSLIITALIVLFSLLGYYGVLKNREGWSFAGSGLSLSMVIVLLFNGLFPRVMIATNPAHSILIKNAANSQYTLTIMTIVACILVPIVAIYFIWSYSLFTKRINPRENTVKY
- a CDS encoding cytochrome ubiquinol oxidase subunit I, which produces MLSVGLSIVSLARFQFAMTTVFHFFFVPFSIGMGFLVAIMETIYAVKKDKVYLDMAKFWGKIFLLSFAVGIVTGIIQEFQFGMNWSEYSRFMGDVFGAPLAIEALLAFFIESVFIGIWMFTWDRFKPGVHAFMIWMTSIGTMLSAIWILAANSFMQHPTGFKINNVTGRVQLTDFGAVISNPQLWRVFPHVIIAAFMTAAVVITGMSAYGLLRKKKAENHFFKTSLRFGLWASLIFAILSAGAGDLQTQQIIKDQPMKFAATEGVYEDTKDPAPWTVVELINAKDHKASGQIEVPGVLSILAYHKLSGSVKGMNTINKEMHAKYDKQFGKNMDYYVPPKTLFWSFRVMTGIDALIMLVAFVGLIFSRKKKDTIESHKWMLVVLGLCIWVPFIGNSAGWFITEFGRYPWIVYGLFTIAQAVSPTSTVATLLFSNIIYFLLFTLLGGVMIAYSRQTLHHGPYYEEADSKQNVDPFAKEAFGK
- the thiD gene encoding bifunctional hydroxymethylpyrimidine kinase/phosphomethylpyrimidine kinase; translated protein: MLNEFTQVLTIAGSDSDGSAGAQADLKTFMACGTYGMSVLTAAVAGNSYGIHDSVNMPVSFIQSQIKDIKDDFKVSAFKTGMLSDSEIIHTVADAIKDKPFGTFVLDPVIITKHGAMLLEAEAYQTLIDELFPLADLITPNFYEAKKLSGLELENREEIIKAAHKLRKLGPKNIMIKGEHSDDSISEVEDYVLLEDGQSFWISEPYVKTDHINGTGDTLSSCIVAEVAKGKSMEDAIKIAKTFTYNAIRHEIAVGHKYGPINHFIKDDIQ
- a CDS encoding MerR family transcriptional regulator, which translates into the protein MKYTIKKLAELAGISTRTLRYYDQISLLKPNEVNENNYRIYDEKNVNKLQQIMFYRSLDFPLSKIKQLLDDPDFSRIQALIEQQQLLQAKQKEINTLLTSIEKTIKDYRGEIKMTDTEKFQAFKQKQLSENETKFGQEIREQYGEETVKKSNQKYANLSESDFEKMKELEKQLITNLVELKQHPDLDSELAAQIYQEHKQWLEFTWSKYNSKAHRGLVDMYLADDRFAKYYNDKAQVPVVQLLHDVVYRYTK
- a CDS encoding GNAT family N-acetyltransferase, with translation MDEWSVRENVKLRLVDPADAESLYEQIEKTRPQLAKFMPWGDATRSVEDERKFLTYCQERMEDQKLWNASIIIDGKAVGMIDLHNIDRANQHAEVGYWLGGEYQGNGVMTDCLEKLLSIGFDELGLHKIKLLAERVNVASNAVAKKVGFVLEGQLKDEIYSDGKFHNADLYAIVE